From Verrucomicrobiia bacterium, one genomic window encodes:
- a CDS encoding DMT family protein, which translates to MITLVLLTISNIFMTFAWYGHLKFRQEALWKVILVSWLIAFVEYCFQVPANRIGSYTFTTAQLKIMQEVITLVVFCGFSLLYLKEQIRWNYFAAFGCLVLAVIFIFQKA; encoded by the coding sequence ATGATCACCCTGGTGCTTCTCACGATCTCCAACATTTTCATGACCTTTGCCTGGTACGGGCATTTGAAATTCCGCCAGGAGGCTTTATGGAAAGTGATCCTCGTAAGCTGGCTGATCGCTTTCGTGGAATATTGCTTCCAGGTCCCGGCCAACCGCATCGGCTCGTATACTTTCACCACGGCGCAGCTTAAGATCATGCAGGAAGTCATCACGCTGGTCGTCTTCTGCGGCTTTTCCCTCTTGTATCTCAAAGAACAGATCCGGTGGAATTATTTCGCCGCCTTCGGCTGCCTGGTCCTGGCGGTGATTTTCATCTTTCAAAAAGCATGA
- a CDS encoding TMEM165/GDT1 family protein — protein MLVHFIIPFISIFLAELGDKTQLALFVLGSKTQKRLVLFFGAMLGFMLADGFGIFAGAWISRFVPVWIMKLLAAVIFFVFGFLMLRSVGESEPQQEFLFQHPFLMGFGFTFLAEWADKTQIAAALFATRYNLALVVLATLSALALSSGIALFLGHAMASRVRPAILRKAAGWIFIFMGVTFIFF, from the coding sequence ATGCTGGTTCATTTCATCATTCCGTTTATTTCCATTTTCCTCGCGGAACTGGGCGACAAGACCCAGCTCGCGCTTTTCGTGCTGGGTTCGAAAACCCAGAAGCGGCTTGTCCTTTTTTTTGGAGCCATGCTCGGCTTCATGCTGGCCGACGGCTTCGGCATCTTTGCTGGAGCGTGGATCTCGCGGTTTGTGCCGGTGTGGATCATGAAACTCCTGGCCGCGGTTATTTTCTTTGTCTTCGGGTTCCTCATGCTGCGCTCGGTGGGCGAGTCGGAACCGCAGCAGGAATTTCTCTTCCAGCATCCCTTTTTGATGGGTTTCGGATTCACGTTCCTGGCGGAATGGGCGGACAAGACGCAAATCGCCGCCGCGCTTTTTGCCACGCGGTACAATCTTGCGCTTGTCGTGCTCGCGACCCTGTCGGCCCTGGCGCTGTCTTCAGGCATTGCCCTGTTCCTGGGGCATGCCATGGCTTCGCGCGTCCGTCCGGCCATCCTGCGCAAAGCGGCCGGCTGGATTTTTATTTTCATGGGAGTCACGTTCATTTTTTTCTGA
- a CDS encoding porin, with product MKIPRWFPATAIVLVLALQNSTLAQAQLPAPPAKTIEERLAELEKEMSLLKRQQEVQKEVDLKKETETPVVVAGKDGFGLKSKDGNFQLKFRGQIQTDARFFANDDRNPGVNQFLPRRIRTSLEGTVFKYFDFRLMPDFGNGTVTLQDAWVDFKYWPQASLRAGKFKSPIGLERLQSDPNTIFAETALSTNLVPNRDVGIDLHGDFWDGTITYDAAVMNGVVDNGNLDTDLADDKDFVGRIFSHPFRNTDIDALNGLGVGLGMSYGDVHGTVASPQLPTFRSFGQQTVYSYRSDGTAAGTTIANGGRTRFAPQAYYYWGPVGLLTEFVWSSQDVKRNTERSSLKNWGWQLAGSYVITGENASYNGVVPRYNFDPREGRWGALEIVGRFSELTGDSDAYALFVNPQTSVRKARAWTAGLNWYWNKNIKWMLDYEQTFFQDGYALSGAAAREREIENALIGRLQIAF from the coding sequence ATGAAAATTCCACGGTGGTTCCCGGCAACGGCAATCGTGTTAGTACTCGCTTTGCAAAATTCAACACTAGCGCAGGCCCAGCTTCCCGCCCCTCCTGCCAAGACAATCGAGGAGCGGCTGGCGGAGCTGGAAAAAGAGATGAGTCTCTTGAAACGCCAGCAGGAAGTGCAGAAAGAAGTGGATCTGAAAAAAGAAACTGAAACCCCCGTCGTCGTCGCAGGCAAAGACGGATTTGGATTGAAGTCAAAGGACGGCAACTTTCAACTGAAGTTCCGCGGCCAGATCCAGACTGACGCTCGCTTTTTTGCGAACGACGACCGCAATCCCGGCGTGAATCAATTTTTGCCCCGGCGCATCCGGACCTCGCTCGAAGGAACGGTTTTCAAGTATTTCGATTTCCGCTTGATGCCGGATTTCGGAAACGGTACCGTGACTTTGCAGGACGCGTGGGTGGATTTCAAATACTGGCCCCAGGCCTCGCTTCGCGCGGGTAAATTCAAATCGCCCATCGGGCTGGAACGGCTGCAATCGGACCCGAACACGATCTTCGCGGAAACCGCGCTTTCCACGAACCTCGTGCCGAACCGCGACGTGGGCATCGATCTCCACGGCGATTTCTGGGACGGCACGATCACTTACGACGCGGCCGTCATGAATGGCGTCGTGGACAACGGCAACTTGGATACGGACCTCGCGGACGACAAAGATTTTGTCGGCAGGATTTTCTCGCACCCGTTCCGCAATACGGACATCGACGCTTTGAATGGCCTCGGAGTCGGGTTAGGGATGAGTTACGGGGACGTGCACGGCACCGTGGCATCGCCGCAGCTCCCGACCTTCCGCAGCTTCGGACAGCAGACGGTTTACAGTTACCGCTCTGACGGCACCGCGGCGGGAACGACGATCGCCAATGGCGGCCGCACGCGGTTTGCCCCACAGGCCTACTATTATTGGGGGCCGGTCGGCCTTTTGACCGAATTTGTGTGGTCGTCTCAGGACGTGAAACGCAATACCGAACGGTCGAGTTTGAAGAACTGGGGCTGGCAGCTTGCCGGCTCTTATGTGATCACCGGCGAAAACGCCAGCTATAACGGCGTGGTTCCCCGTTACAACTTCGACCCGCGCGAAGGAAGATGGGGTGCCCTGGAGATCGTGGGCCGTTTCAGCGAACTCACCGGCGACAGCGACGCATATGCCCTGTTCGTCAATCCCCAGACTTCCGTCCGGAAGGCGCGCGCATGGACGGCGGGCCTCAACTGGTACTGGAACAAAAACATCAAGTGGATGCTCGATTACGAACAGACCTTTTTCCAGGACGGCTACGCTTTGAGCGGCGCCGCGGCTCGCGAGCGCGAAATTGAAAACGCTCTGATCGGCCGCCTCCAAATCGCCTTTTAA
- the cysW gene encoding sulfate ABC transporter permease subunit CysW, producing MAGTVSSLTARAVKTAPSVSQESPAVKAVLITAAFLFLGLFLFLPIAVLLASAFSKGLIAYFHALAEPDAFSAVKLTLLAAAISVPLNLVFGIAASWAIAKFDFTGKKVLLALIDLPFTVSPVISGLIYVLLFGAQGLFGPWLMEHDIKIIFAVPGIVLATIFVTFPFVARELIPLMEAQGNEEEISAITLGASGWQTFWRVTLPNIKWGLLYGVILCNARAMGEFGAVSVVSGHIRGKTNTLPLHIEILYNEYQFMAAFAVASLLMLLALVTLALKTWVELRAGASMQAKTQL from the coding sequence ATGGCCGGAACCGTTTCATCCTTAACTGCAAGAGCCGTCAAGACTGCGCCGTCGGTTTCCCAGGAATCGCCGGCCGTCAAGGCCGTGCTGATCACCGCTGCGTTTCTTTTCCTCGGCCTCTTTCTGTTCCTGCCGATCGCGGTGCTCCTGGCCAGCGCTTTTTCAAAAGGGCTGATCGCTTATTTCCACGCGCTCGCGGAACCGGATGCCTTTTCCGCGGTCAAGCTCACGCTTCTCGCCGCCGCAATCAGCGTTCCGCTGAATCTGGTCTTTGGCATCGCGGCGTCCTGGGCCATCGCCAAATTCGATTTCACGGGAAAGAAAGTACTTCTCGCCCTGATCGATCTGCCGTTCACGGTGTCCCCCGTGATCTCGGGCCTGATCTACGTGCTTCTTTTTGGGGCGCAAGGGTTGTTCGGTCCCTGGCTCATGGAGCATGACATCAAAATCATCTTCGCGGTTCCGGGCATCGTGCTGGCTACGATCTTCGTGACGTTTCCGTTTGTCGCGCGGGAACTCATCCCGCTCATGGAAGCGCAGGGCAACGAAGAAGAAATCTCCGCGATCACCCTCGGCGCCAGCGGATGGCAGACATTCTGGCGCGTGACGCTCCCCAATATCAAATGGGGCTTACTCTACGGCGTGATCCTCTGCAATGCGCGCGCCATGGGCGAATTCGGCGCCGTGTCGGTTGTGTCAGGCCATATCCGCGGCAAGACCAACACCCTGCCGCTGCACATCGAGATTCTCTATAATGAATACCAATTCATGGCCGCCTTTGCCGTGGCCTCGCTCCTCATGCTGCTGGCACTCGTCACGCTCGCCCTAAAGACCTGGGTCGAGCTGCGCGCAGGCGCAAGCATGCAGGCCAAAACCCAACTCTAG
- a CDS encoding class I SAM-dependent rRNA methyltransferase, translating into MRSRETNAFRLIHGAADGFPEITVDRYACVLVANLYGAAQTKEPMPLLKVLAERCKASAVYLKYRPKQASVLKGAERESHAPSAPFWGEPVPELEILENGMRFLIRPGEGLSTGLFLDMREIRNKIRRLSAGRTVLNCFSYTCGFGVAAVLGGAARALNIDLSGRYLEWGKRNMRCNGLEAQDRDFVTGDVFDWLQRFGRRQERFQSVILDPPTYATGPSSRFVAQRDYEKLVSLAAPVVEPRGVLWVCNNSHQLSRQSFLNQVRKGIAAFPARIQDFFNEPAADFPKQPVEESYLKVCAVKFG; encoded by the coding sequence ATGCGGAGCCGCGAAACGAACGCTTTCCGCCTCATCCACGGCGCGGCGGACGGTTTCCCGGAAATTACCGTGGACCGTTACGCCTGTGTCCTGGTGGCGAACCTTTATGGGGCCGCGCAAACCAAGGAACCGATGCCGTTATTGAAAGTCCTCGCGGAACGATGCAAGGCTTCCGCCGTGTATCTTAAATACCGTCCGAAACAAGCCAGCGTCCTGAAAGGCGCGGAGCGCGAATCCCACGCGCCTTCGGCGCCCTTTTGGGGGGAACCCGTTCCCGAACTCGAAATCCTGGAAAATGGCATGCGTTTTTTAATCCGGCCGGGTGAGGGGCTCAGCACGGGGCTTTTCCTGGACATGCGGGAAATCCGAAACAAAATACGCCGGCTTTCCGCGGGCCGGACGGTCCTCAACTGCTTCTCTTATACCTGCGGCTTTGGAGTAGCGGCGGTTCTGGGCGGAGCGGCGCGCGCCTTGAACATCGATCTTTCCGGCCGTTACCTGGAATGGGGCAAGCGGAACATGCGGTGCAACGGGCTCGAGGCGCAGGACCGTGATTTCGTCACGGGCGACGTCTTTGACTGGCTGCAGCGGTTCGGCCGGCGGCAGGAACGGTTTCAAAGCGTGATTCTGGATCCGCCCACTTACGCGACAGGCCCGTCGTCGCGGTTCGTGGCGCAGCGGGATTATGAAAAGTTGGTTTCGCTGGCCGCTCCCGTGGTGGAGCCCCGCGGGGTTCTCTGGGTCTGCAATAATTCGCACCAGTTGTCCCGGCAATCGTTTTTGAATCAAGTCCGAAAGGGGATCGCGGCTTTCCCGGCCCGTATCCAGGATTTTTTTAATGAACCGGCTGCGGATTTTCCCAAACAGCCGGTTGAGGAATCTTACCTCAAAGTCTGCGCCGTCAAATTCGGTTGA
- a CDS encoding YezD family protein: METESEEQAVAKIREALKKIKYGAVEIIIHDAQIVQIECREKIRLDKTQ, translated from the coding sequence ATGGAAACCGAATCTGAAGAACAAGCCGTCGCGAAAATCCGCGAGGCCCTCAAAAAAATAAAGTACGGCGCGGTGGAGATCATCATCCACGATGCCCAAATTGTGCAGATCGAATGCCGCGAAAAAATAAGGCTCGATAAGACTCAATAA
- a CDS encoding glutamine synthetase III yields MSGSTARLQAVKAVTGYEPISEPLNFAETSTGSLFGTNVFSPSVMKARLPKDIYISLMKTIEKGEKIDSTIADVVAAAMRDWAIEKGATHYAHVFYPLTGSTAEKHDSFLTPTGDGSAIAEFTGKQLIQGEPDASSFPSGGIRATFEARGYTAWDVTSPAYILENPNGTTLCIPTAFVSWTGEALDKKTPLLRAQQAMNVHAQRILRLFGHTAISRVVANAGPEQEYFLIDRNFYYARPDLLNCGRSLFGAKPPRGQEFEDHYFGAIPERVLAFMLECERELFKLGVPVKTRHNEVAPAQYEIAPLYESANIATDHQQLLMYTLKRVAEKYGMTCLLHEKPFAGINGSGKHLNFSISNSTQGNLFDPGETPHENAQFLVFCAATIRAVHKYSYLLRASVATANNDHRLGANEAPPAIISIFLGEQLADVFDQIKKGGAKSSKKKDKLVVGVDTLPPLPSDAGDRNRTSPFAFTGNRFEFRAVGSSMSLAGPLVMLLTALTDSLDYVATELEKATKGDSKKLNAAVQKLLKEIIDEHGAVVFNGDGYSEAWHKEAAKRGLPNDKTTVEAIKAAKTKEAADLFAKYKVLSKRELESRHDIYVEQYCKTINLESNLVVKMAQTMILPAAVRYQTELCQAAAAAKTAGVKFDSTTLDEVVAAVKGLQSSISALEKLKEHHGAKSLEAEAEYYCYKVLPAMGTVRKYADQLETLVADDLWTLPTYQEMLFIK; encoded by the coding sequence ATGAGCGGAAGTACTGCACGTCTACAGGCTGTTAAGGCCGTTACCGGTTACGAGCCCATTTCGGAGCCTCTGAATTTCGCGGAGACTTCGACGGGGAGTTTGTTTGGAACGAATGTTTTTAGTCCGTCGGTCATGAAGGCCCGGCTGCCTAAAGACATCTACATTTCTCTGATGAAGACGATCGAGAAGGGTGAGAAGATCGATTCCACGATCGCGGACGTTGTGGCTGCGGCCATGCGCGATTGGGCCATCGAAAAGGGCGCCACGCATTACGCCCACGTTTTCTATCCTTTGACCGGCTCCACGGCCGAGAAGCATGACAGCTTCCTCACGCCGACGGGTGACGGTTCGGCGATCGCGGAATTCACGGGCAAGCAGCTTATCCAGGGGGAACCCGATGCCTCCAGCTTTCCGAGCGGCGGCATCCGCGCGACGTTCGAAGCCCGCGGTTATACGGCTTGGGACGTGACGAGCCCGGCGTACATCCTCGAAAATCCGAATGGGACGACGCTTTGCATTCCGACGGCGTTCGTGTCCTGGACCGGCGAAGCGCTCGACAAGAAGACGCCGCTTCTCCGCGCCCAGCAGGCCATGAATGTTCACGCGCAGCGCATCCTGCGCCTGTTCGGCCACACGGCGATTTCCCGTGTCGTGGCGAACGCGGGTCCCGAGCAGGAATACTTCCTGATCGACCGCAATTTCTACTACGCCCGTCCGGACCTTCTGAATTGCGGCCGTTCGCTCTTCGGCGCCAAGCCGCCGCGCGGCCAGGAATTCGAAGACCACTATTTCGGCGCGATTCCCGAACGCGTGCTTGCGTTCATGCTCGAATGCGAGCGTGAGCTCTTCAAGCTCGGCGTCCCGGTGAAGACCCGCCACAACGAAGTTGCTCCGGCCCAGTACGAAATCGCCCCTCTGTACGAGAGCGCGAACATCGCCACGGACCACCAGCAGCTCCTCATGTATACCCTGAAGCGTGTCGCCGAGAAGTACGGCATGACCTGCCTCCTGCACGAGAAGCCTTTCGCGGGCATCAACGGCTCGGGCAAGCACCTGAATTTCTCGATCAGCAACAGCACGCAGGGTAACCTGTTCGATCCGGGCGAGACGCCGCACGAAAACGCGCAGTTCCTCGTTTTCTGCGCCGCCACGATCCGCGCGGTCCACAAGTATTCGTACCTGTTGCGCGCTTCCGTCGCCACGGCCAATAACGACCACCGCCTCGGCGCGAACGAAGCTCCTCCGGCGATCATCTCGATCTTCCTCGGCGAGCAGCTTGCCGACGTGTTCGATCAGATCAAGAAGGGCGGAGCCAAGTCGTCCAAGAAGAAAGACAAGCTCGTGGTCGGCGTCGACACGCTGCCGCCGCTTCCCTCGGATGCCGGCGACCGTAACCGCACCAGCCCGTTTGCCTTCACCGGCAACAGGTTTGAGTTCCGCGCGGTCGGTTCCAGCATGTCGCTGGCCGGTCCGCTGGTCATGCTTCTCACGGCCCTCACCGATTCCCTCGATTACGTTGCGACGGAACTCGAGAAGGCCACCAAAGGTGATTCCAAGAAGCTGAATGCCGCCGTGCAGAAGCTGCTCAAGGAAATCATCGATGAACACGGCGCTGTCGTTTTCAACGGCGACGGCTATTCCGAAGCGTGGCACAAGGAAGCCGCCAAGCGCGGTCTTCCGAACGATAAGACCACGGTCGAGGCGATCAAGGCCGCCAAGACCAAGGAAGCCGCTGATCTTTTTGCCAAGTACAAGGTGCTCTCGAAGCGCGAGCTCGAAAGCCGCCACGATATTTACGTGGAACAGTACTGCAAGACGATCAACCTGGAATCCAACCTCGTCGTGAAGATGGCCCAGACCATGATCCTTCCTGCGGCTGTCCGCTATCAGACCGAACTCTGTCAGGCCGCGGCCGCTGCTAAAACCGCCGGCGTGAAGTTCGACAGCACGACGCTGGATGAGGTTGTGGCCGCCGTGAAGGGCCTGCAGAGCAGCATCAGCGCTCTGGAGAAGCTCAAGGAACACCACGGCGCCAAGAGCCTGGAAGCCGAAGCGGAGTATTACTGCTACAAAGTTCTTCCCGCGATGGGGACGGTCCGGAAATACGCGGACCAGCTGGAAACGCTTGTGGCGGATGATCTCTGGACGCTTCCGACGTACCAGGAGATGCTGTTCATCAAGTAA
- a CDS encoding sulfate ABC transporter substrate-binding protein encodes MNSKLNVLRAAAAVTAALVLTVSPAGVAAEKIALLNVSYDPTRELYQEVNAAFAKQWKDKTGQDVEISQSHDGSGKQARAIISGLDADVATLALGYDIDALAEKAGLISKNWQGKLPNNSSPYTSTIVFLVKKGNPQNIKDWDDLARDGISVITPNPKTSGGARWNYLAAWAYASKKFGGDENQIKEFVKKIYKNVAVLDTGARGSTTTFVERGIGDVLIAWENEAFLAVNNIGKDQFEIIVPSLSILAEPPVTVVDKIAKKHHMEEAAKAYLEFLYTDEGQDIIARHYYRPRSEAVLQKYAAQFPKIELVTIDKDFGGWKEAQAKHFADGGIFDEIYLS; translated from the coding sequence ATGAACTCGAAATTAAATGTGTTACGCGCCGCAGCCGCGGTGACGGCCGCGCTCGTTTTGACCGTTTCTCCCGCGGGAGTTGCAGCCGAAAAAATCGCGCTGCTGAACGTTTCGTATGATCCGACCCGCGAACTCTACCAGGAAGTCAACGCGGCCTTTGCCAAACAGTGGAAGGACAAGACGGGCCAGGACGTCGAGATCAGCCAGTCCCACGACGGCTCCGGCAAACAGGCGCGGGCCATCATCAGCGGCCTGGATGCGGACGTGGCAACGCTCGCGCTTGGTTACGACATCGACGCGCTGGCGGAAAAGGCCGGCCTGATTTCAAAAAACTGGCAGGGCAAGCTGCCGAACAACAGCTCGCCCTACACGTCGACGATCGTTTTCCTGGTCAAGAAAGGCAACCCGCAAAACATCAAAGACTGGGACGATCTGGCGCGCGACGGTATTTCCGTCATCACGCCGAACCCCAAGACTTCCGGCGGCGCTCGCTGGAATTACCTCGCAGCCTGGGCCTATGCCAGCAAAAAATTCGGGGGCGACGAAAATCAAATCAAGGAGTTCGTCAAAAAGATTTATAAAAACGTGGCGGTACTCGACACGGGCGCGCGCGGGTCCACGACGACGTTTGTGGAACGCGGCATCGGAGACGTCTTGATCGCCTGGGAAAACGAGGCGTTCCTGGCGGTCAATAACATCGGCAAAGACCAATTCGAAATCATCGTGCCGTCGCTCAGCATTCTCGCGGAGCCTCCGGTCACCGTCGTGGATAAGATCGCGAAAAAGCACCACATGGAAGAGGCCGCCAAGGCCTATCTCGAATTCCTTTACACGGACGAAGGCCAGGACATCATCGCCAGGCACTATTACCGCCCTCGCTCGGAAGCCGTGCTGCAAAAATACGCGGCCCAATTTCCGAAAATCGAGCTCGTGACCATCGACAAGGATTTTGGCGGCTGGAAAGAAGCGCAGGCCAAACATTTCGCGGACGGCGGCATTTTCGACGAGATCTATCTAAGCTAA
- a CDS encoding elongation factor P — translation MEMIGANELKRKMLISVEGEPYLVLEVFFASPSARGASTMVRAKVRNLLSNAVLEKSFKTAEKFNEPDVEKTKASFLYLESSTYHFMDETSYEQFSFPAGKISELLPYLKEGVILEALKYNGNVVSLELPPYVELKVTSTPPASSGGGNKQATLETGLEVRVPQYIQEGAVVRVNTETGEVGGRA, via the coding sequence ATGGAAATGATCGGCGCCAATGAATTAAAAAGGAAAATGCTTATCTCCGTGGAAGGGGAACCTTACCTCGTGCTGGAAGTTTTTTTTGCCTCGCCGTCGGCCCGCGGGGCTTCGACCATGGTGCGGGCCAAGGTTCGGAATCTTCTCTCCAACGCCGTGCTCGAGAAAAGTTTCAAGACCGCGGAAAAATTCAACGAGCCGGACGTCGAAAAAACCAAGGCCTCGTTCCTTTACTTGGAATCCTCGACGTATCATTTCATGGATGAAACAAGCTACGAGCAATTTTCGTTTCCCGCCGGGAAGATTTCCGAACTTCTTCCTTATTTGAAAGAGGGCGTGATCCTCGAGGCCCTAAAATATAATGGGAACGTGGTCTCGCTCGAGCTGCCGCCTTACGTGGAGCTCAAAGTTACCTCGACGCCTCCCGCGTCTTCGGGCGGCGGAAACAAGCAGGCCACGCTCGAAACCGGCCTCGAAGTCCGCGTTCCCCAGTACATTCAGGAAGGCGCTGTCGTGCGCGTCAATACCGAAACCGGCGAAGTGGGCGGCCGGGCTTAA
- a CDS encoding sulfate/molybdate ABC transporter ATP-binding protein: protein MSIKVQNVTKKFGDFTALKNIDLDVPNGELVALLGPSGSGKTTLLRIIAGIEHPDSGTVLFSDEDTKGLKASERRVGFVFQHYALFKHMTVFQNVAFGLEVRPKDLRPSRREIQRRVLELLKLVQLNRMAHRYPSELSGGQRQRVALARALAIEPKVLLLDEPFGALDAKVRRDLRQWLRRLHDEIHVTSIFVTHDQEEALEVSDRVAVMNDGRIEQVGSPDEVYHHPASPFVYNFLGNVNLFHARIEDGRAVLGDASLKLPSKQEAETKKAAVYIRPHLLDIARESRDKNSLKATVQYINLAGPFAKIELTNEAGDLIRVELTHDRFRELGLKKSEDVFLVPREMKIFDDFSI from the coding sequence GTGAGCATTAAAGTCCAGAACGTAACCAAAAAATTCGGGGATTTCACGGCGCTCAAAAACATCGATCTGGATGTGCCGAACGGCGAACTCGTCGCGCTTCTGGGACCGTCGGGGTCCGGAAAGACCACGCTGCTGCGCATCATTGCCGGCATCGAGCATCCGGATTCCGGCACCGTGCTTTTTTCCGACGAAGATACGAAGGGGCTCAAAGCCTCGGAACGCCGCGTCGGCTTCGTCTTCCAGCATTACGCGCTTTTCAAGCACATGACCGTTTTCCAAAACGTGGCCTTCGGCCTCGAGGTGCGTCCTAAGGATTTGCGGCCTTCCCGGCGCGAGATCCAGCGGAGAGTCCTGGAGCTCTTGAAGCTCGTGCAGCTCAACCGCATGGCGCACCGCTATCCTTCCGAACTCTCGGGCGGCCAGCGCCAGCGCGTGGCCCTGGCGCGCGCGCTCGCCATCGAACCGAAAGTTCTGCTCCTCGACGAGCCGTTCGGAGCGTTGGATGCGAAGGTCCGCCGCGACCTGCGGCAGTGGCTGCGGCGCCTGCATGACGAGATTCACGTGACGAGCATTTTCGTGACGCATGACCAGGAAGAGGCGCTGGAAGTTTCGGACCGCGTGGCGGTCATGAACGACGGAAGGATCGAGCAGGTCGGAAGCCCGGACGAAGTTTATCATCACCCGGCCAGTCCCTTTGTCTACAATTTCCTCGGCAACGTGAACCTGTTCCACGCGCGCATCGAAGACGGCAGGGCCGTCCTGGGCGACGCGTCCCTGAAGCTTCCTTCCAAACAGGAAGCCGAGACGAAAAAAGCGGCCGTTTACATCCGCCCGCACCTTCTGGACATTGCCCGGGAATCCCGGGACAAAAACAGCCTCAAGGCCACGGTGCAGTACATCAACCTGGCCGGCCCCTTCGCGAAAATCGAGCTGACCAACGAAGCCGGCGATCTCATCCGCGTCGAACTCACGCACGACCGCTTCCGCGAACTGGGCCTGAAGAAAAGCGAGGATGTTTTTCTGGTGCCTCGGGAAATGAAAATCTTCGACGACTTCTCAATCTGA
- the cysT gene encoding sulfate ABC transporter permease subunit CysT: MGFKKHSVLPGFGLTLGFTLFYLSVVVLFPLSLLFFKTAALTWPQLVKALSSARTLAAFRLTFSVSLASALVNAVFGMLVAWVLVRYNFPAKKAVDALVDLPFALPTAVAGICLTAIYGPTGWVGKWLAPWGIKTAYSPLGIGIALVFIGLPFVVRTLEPVLQEMDIELEEAAHSLGASAWQTFSRVIFPTLFPALLTGTAMAFARALGEYGSVVFISGNMPGKTEILPLLIMTKLEQFDYPGATAIASVTLCISFLLLLFINMLQAWSRRYQKV; the protein is encoded by the coding sequence ATGGGCTTCAAAAAACACAGCGTTCTCCCGGGATTCGGACTGACCCTGGGCTTTACCCTCTTTTATTTGAGCGTGGTCGTTCTCTTCCCGCTTTCGCTTCTCTTTTTCAAAACGGCCGCGCTCACCTGGCCGCAGCTCGTCAAGGCCCTGTCTTCCGCCAGGACGCTGGCCGCGTTCCGCCTGACGTTCAGCGTGTCGCTGGCAAGCGCGCTTGTGAACGCTGTTTTCGGGATGCTCGTGGCCTGGGTGCTGGTCCGTTATAATTTCCCGGCCAAAAAAGCCGTGGACGCGCTGGTGGATCTCCCCTTTGCGCTTCCCACGGCTGTCGCCGGAATTTGTCTCACTGCGATTTACGGCCCCACGGGCTGGGTCGGAAAATGGCTCGCGCCCTGGGGCATCAAAACCGCATACTCGCCGCTCGGCATCGGCATCGCGCTGGTTTTCATCGGGCTGCCTTTTGTCGTGCGCACGCTGGAACCGGTGCTGCAGGAAATGGACATCGAGCTCGAAGAAGCGGCGCACAGCCTGGGGGCTTCGGCCTGGCAGACATTCTCGCGCGTCATTTTTCCCACGCTTTTTCCCGCGCTGCTGACCGGCACAGCCATGGCGTTCGCGCGCGCTCTCGGCGAATACGGCTCGGTAGTTTTCATTTCGGGCAACATGCCGGGCAAAACCGAAATCCTTCCGCTTCTCATCATGACCAAGCTCGAGCAATTCGATTATCCGGGTGCGACGGCCATCGCAAGCGTCACGCTTTGCATTTCCTTTCTCCTTCTTCTGTTCATCAACATGCTCCAGGCCTGGAGCCGAAGATACCAGAAGGTGTAG
- a CDS encoding Rrf2 family transcriptional regulator has protein sequence MITKKTKYAIKALLMLAGSSGAEKPMLISELARKERLPKKFLELILLELKKSGILGSKKGKGGGYFLAKEPASIKLGTVMRILEGPLAPLPCLSRTAYRKCEECVDEQTCPIRAVMKDIHEANIAVLDGTSLQNMLEMAAQPERQEMYFI, from the coding sequence ATGATTACCAAGAAAACCAAATACGCCATTAAAGCCCTCCTCATGCTGGCCGGTTCTTCCGGTGCCGAGAAGCCCATGCTCATTTCCGAGCTGGCGCGGAAGGAGCGGCTTCCCAAAAAATTTTTGGAGCTCATTCTTCTAGAGCTCAAAAAAAGCGGCATCTTGGGCAGCAAGAAAGGAAAAGGCGGCGGCTATTTCCTTGCCAAGGAGCCGGCAAGCATCAAATTGGGCACCGTCATGCGCATCCTGGAAGGTCCGCTCGCTCCCCTGCCGTGCCTGAGCCGCACGGCGTACCGCAAATGCGAGGAATGCGTCGACGAGCAAACCTGTCCGATCCGCGCCGTGATGAAAGATATCCACGAAGCGAACATTGCCGTTCTGGACGGGACCAGCCTCCAAAACATGCTGGAAATGGCCGCGCAGCCTGAACGGCAGGAGATGTATTTCATTTAA